The following are from one region of the Capsicum annuum cultivar UCD-10X-F1 chromosome 1, UCD10Xv1.1, whole genome shotgun sequence genome:
- the LOC107868449 gene encoding expansin-like B1, protein MAIFLNNFSTFMICMILVLPAFCYGTEYYDSKATYYKTPDGKGTPTGACGYGQHGKYVNDGLVTGVSWKLYKNGAGCGACYQVRCKDKSLCSDKGVKVMVTDSGEGPGTDFILSSDAFAKMAKHPKLAHMLFPKGVVDVDYKRVSCKYGNLKIKINEHSNYHGYLAIFLFNNGGYADIYAIEVYDVKTYKWIPMRRSYGAVFDLQNPPKGDLKLRIQIKEGEKTKWVSSDKTVIPDYWKPGSIYETDIQIP, encoded by the exons ATGGCtattttcttgaataattttTCCACTTTTATGATATGCATGATTTTGGTTCTACCTGCATTTTGCTATGGTACTGAATACTATGATTCCAAAGCTACCTATTATAAGACCCCTGATGGCAAAGGAACACCAA CTGGAGCTTGTGGTTATGGACAACATGGCAAATATGTCAATGATGGGCTGGTAACTGGCGTGTCCTGGAAGCTCTATAAGAATGGAGCTGGCTGTGGTGCATGCTATCAG GTGAGGTGCAAGGACAAGTCACTATGTAGTGACAAGGGAGTTAAGGTGATGGTGACTGACAGTGGTGAAGGACCAGGAACTGACTTCATTCTCAGCTCTGACGCTTTTGCCAAAATGGCGAAGCATCCAAAGCTAGCTCACATGTTGTTCCCAAAGGGAGTGGTTGATGTTGACTACAAAAGAGTTTCTTGCAAATATggcaatctcaaaatcaaaatcaatgaaCATAGCAATTACCATGGATACCTTGCCATATTTCTATTTAACAACGGTGGCTACGCTGATATTTACGCAATTGAGGTCTACGAT gtaAAAACCTACAAATGGATACCAATGAGGAGGTCATATGGAGCAGTATTTGACTTGCAAAATCCACCAAAGGGAGATTTGAAATTAAGGATCCAAATAAAAGAAGGTGAAAAGACCAAATGGGTTTCCTCTGACAAAACTGTCATCCCAGATTACTGGAAGCCTGGCTCTATTTATGAA
- the LOC107853176 gene encoding expansin-like B1 yields the protein MDESLKYSSIFMCMIMLLPAFSYSQTLVSKASFYSTSDGMGTPSGACGYGDYGKDVNNGEVCTASRRIYRNGAGCGACYQVRCKNTALCSAEGTKVVVTDSADGQETDLILSFKAYAKLAKNPNLTPKLCGKGVVDIEYRRVSCGYGGNLMVKIHERSKYAEYLAIVVLNQGGATDIHVVEVYEEESQQWISMRKAYGAVWDLSSPPCGDLKVRFLTSTSVETKWVQSDKAVIPSQWKAGLTIETDIQLT from the exons ATGGATGAGTCTCTTaaatattctagcatttttatgTGCATGATTATGCTTCTGCCAGCATTTTCCTACAGCCAAACTTTAGTTTCCAAAGCATCCTTTTATAGTACTTCTGATGGCATGGGAACACCAT CTGGTGCATGTGGTTATGGAGACTATGGTAAAGATGTGAACAATGGAGAGGTGTGCACAGCCTCTAGGCGTATCTATAGAAATGGAGCTGGTTGTGGTGCATGCTACCAG GTAAGGTGCAAGAACACAGCATTGTGCAGTGCAGAGGGAACAAAAGTAGTGGTGACAGACAGTGCAGATGGACAAGAAACAGACCTCATTCTTAGCTTTAAAGCCTATGCAAAATTAGCTAAAAATCCAAACTTGACACCTAAACTATGTGGCAAAGGGGTAGTAGATATTGAATATAGAAGAGTTTCTTGTGGTTATGGGGGGAATCTCATGGTTAAAATTCATGAACGTAGCAAGTACGCTGAGTACCTTGCTATTGTTGTCTTGAACCAAGGTGGTGCCACTGACATCCATGTTGTCGAAGTCTACGAG GAAGAGAGCCAACAGTGGATATCAATGAGAAAGGCATATGGTGCAGTGTGGGACTTGTCAAGTCCACCATGTGGAGACCTTAAAGTGAGGTTCCTAACAAGTACAAGTGTTGAAACCAAATGGGTTCAATCAGACAAGGCTGTGATTCCTTCTCAATGGAAAGCTGGACTTACAATTGAAACTGACATTCAGCTCACTTAa
- the LOC107868458 gene encoding expansin-like B1 gives MVFTNSHCIFLLVTLIICPAICYSQEANSLYTRATYYGSPDCYGTPSGACGFGEYGRTIYDGKVSGVSGLYKNGTGCGACYQVRCKVPSHCTDEGTKIVVTDYGEGDHTDFILSVRAYTEMATPGMANHLLAYGVVDVEYRRIPCRYYGYNLMIKVHENSRFCNYLAIVPIYQSGAFDVEAVEVWQADCKEWKGMRKAYGAVWDMPDPPKGSLTFRVQVSVNGEAAKWVQLTDVLPDEWKAGIAYDTYLLLD, from the exons ATGGTTTTCACTAATAGCCATTGCATTTTTCTACTTGTGACATTGATAATTTGTCCTGCAATTTGCTATAGCCAAGAAGCCAATTCTCTCTATACTAGAGCAACTTATTATGGCAGCCCTGATTGCTATGGAACCCCTA GTGGAGCATGTGGATTTGGTGAATATGGGAGGACAATTTATGATGGCAAAGTGAGTGGAGTCTCTGGGCTCTACAAGAATGGAACTGGCTGTGGTGCTTGCTATCAG GTTAGGTGCAAAGTACCAAGTCACTGCACAGACGAGGGGACAAAAATAGTAGTGACAGATTATGGTGAAGGAGACCATACAGATTTTATACTAAGTGTACGTGCTTATACAGAAATGGCTACTCCAGGAATGGCTAATCATTTATTGGCTtatggagttgttgatgttgaatatcgAAGGATTCCTTGTAGGTACTATGGTTACAATTTAATGATTAAAGTTCATGAGAACAGCAGGTTTTGTAATTATTTGGCTATTGTACCAATCTACCAAAGTGGTGCATTTGACGTTGAAGCTGTCGAGGTTTGGCAG GCAGATTGCAAGGAATGGAAAGGGATGAGAAAGGCATATGGAGCAGTATGGGACATGCCAGATCCACCAAAAGGATCACTCACTTTCAGAGTTCAAGTTAGTGTCAATGGAGAGGCAGCCAAATGGGTGCAATTGACTGATGTTCTTCCTGATGAATGGAAGGCTGGCATTGCCTATGACACTTACCTTCTCCTTGACTAA